Genomic DNA from Schistocerca serialis cubense isolate TAMUIC-IGC-003099 chromosome 5, iqSchSeri2.2, whole genome shotgun sequence:
GACGAAAAGGGTGCACCCGGTTGTGTTTATAAGATCCTTCAGGAATGTGTTACGTCAGAGCGGGGCAAAAAGACAGATGTTGATGGCTTCTTTCAAGGTGAAGCCTTGCTTTGGACTGCAGATACAGCAAAAAATTTCCAACATACGCGCAGGCTTTCCTCCGTAAATTTTGGTCAAGTGCTGTTGTAAAGATTTTGTCAGAACTATCCATTACATTGATTACATATTACACTGAGTATcaaaaacaatatagccaacttaaggcTATTCTTTTCATTGTGTAAGATTATGCGATTCTCTATGGAAATAACtgagcactcagatatcgattgTAACAATCAGACGGCGAAACATGGGAGTGCGaatctaagcattgttgtgagacgaggtctgtctgcgagagtaaaatttcagCAGCGTTCGTCAAGAaatcggagacagaagacgtgtcacggtGCCCTCACTTCGGTGATGGCAGACCTtatcacactcaaggcctgatttcatttatacggccaggagagatttaaatggcttaattacgcttgaagatggacttcaaggtaaaattcgcaagcatagcgtaaagcgcaattgcagggttaggctcgtgattgttagtccgagttttcaataatcccatgttttgcttggggcaacggccttgctgcagtcgatacaccggttcccttgagatcactgaagttaagcgttgtcgggtgtggccggcacttggatgggtgaccatccaggccgccatgcgctgtggccatttttcggggtgcactcagcctcgtgatgccaattgaggagctactctaccgaatagtagcggctccggtcaaagaaaaccaaagtaacgccgctttcacactatacggttttgaccgtacggcaaaaagccgtacgagttttagccgtgcctgtgttgctttcacattacacggctttttgacgtgaccagttgttggtgtctattcagtttgcttaatgtgtgtatcaagatgaaccgtaaacgagttgttgctttgtggttgcttcatcgtcgccgcaaaagaaaaggtcgtcttttgtgggtacaccccattaaccagagaagagacgaagtgggtttattttatacactctttgaagatttgaggaacgacggaaataaattctttaactatttccgaatgtctattacctcgtttgacgaattacatagaaaactaaaggatgtgttacaacgacaaaacacacaattccgcaattgcatccaacctgttcaaatgctggctatcacgttaaggtaatttaatacataaaaactagttctgtttatttacttatttatttgtgttttacatttttattacgctcagattatgaagtagaaaagtcaatatcaatatcagcagttgaaaccaaagagtttgtagcaggactgactgtactgtcactttgtggcgacaggctctctgcaaaaacgttgtagaactgcgttgttgatggtgggccttcatggctacttgtggaaggcgaagggtatggtggtggcactttattaattcgttgataagaactgcgaccttgagaagtctgtaatggttgttcgagaaaagtagttgggtttggtgcagctggaggaggacgaatctgatgcgtatggtaagaggatattggagcagcattttccataggtgaataagaataagcttgaaatctattattatagggcatgggaggtgtgtaatgggtaaatggaggaggttgagctgtcaatatatttctcctttcatatatattttctataactttgaggactcccatctgaaactgaagataatcctgttcatcaaatttttccagatgaggcttcagactaagtaaaaatgacattttgctgcaaggtttgtcttcttccagagctcgtaatattttcatttcgattgcatcaggttttctatgttttctgtttgtatggcactcgcttttggatgtttgttgtgtgggtgctgt
This window encodes:
- the LOC126481800 gene encoding uncharacterized protein LOC126481800, with protein sequence MDEIDTELLITLVEVRPVLWDKTLDAYRDRIATKNAWREVCVALKQDFDEMEDKDKNAFGIEVIRRWTNLRDSFVKSNIKIQAAKKSGSAAKKMKKYVYSDQLQFLKKLYDARETEDSFQSERTARLEEDIETQGSVENTENVSGPFDTAPTQQTSKSECHTNRKHRKPDAIEMKILRALEEDKPCSKMSFLLSLKPHLEKFDEQDYLQFQMGVLKVIENIYERRNILTAQPPPFTHYTPPMPYNNRFQAYSYSPMENAAPISSYHTHQIRPPPAAPNPTTFLEQPLQTSQGRSSYQRINKVPPPYPSPSTSSHEGPPSTTQFYNVFAESLSPQSDSTVSPATNSLVSTADIDIDFSTS